The following proteins come from a genomic window of Lolium rigidum isolate FL_2022 chromosome 5, APGP_CSIRO_Lrig_0.1, whole genome shotgun sequence:
- the LOC124652745 gene encoding thioredoxin M-type, chloroplastic has translation MALETCLRAWALHAPQAGSRERLSSSSYAPSRSRTAAPAVVTPSPSPSALVAPRRPSRFVCQCKNAVDEVIVADEKNWDNLVIASESPVLVEFWAPWCGPCRMIAPVIDELAKDYVGKIKCCKVNTDDCPNIASTYGIRSIPTVLMFKDGEKKESVIGAVPKTSLCTIIDKYIGS, from the exons ATGGCGTTGGAGACATGCCTCAGAGCCTGGGCCCTGCACGCGCCCCAGGCCGGCAGCAGGGAGAGGCTTAGCAGCAGCAGCTACGCTCCGTCCAGGTCAAGGaccgccgcccccgccgtcgtCACGCCGTCCCCGTCACCGTCCGCCCTGGTGGCGCCGCGGCGGCCGTCTCGCTTCGTCTGCCAGTGCAAGAACGCCGTCGATGAAG TAATTGTGGCGGACGAGAAGAACTGGGACAACTTGGTGATCGCGTCCgagtcgccggtgctggtggagtTCTGGGCGCCGTGGTGCGGGCCGTGCCGGATGATTGCACCGGTGATCGACGAGCTTGCCAAGGACTACGTGGGGAAGATCAAGTGCTGCAAGGTGAACACGGACGACTGCCCAAACATCGCGTCCACCTACGGCATCCGGAGCATTCCCACAGTGCTCATGTTCAAGGACGGCGAGAAGAAGGAGAGCGTCATCGGCGCCGTCCCCAAGACCAGCCTCTGCACCATCATCGACAAGTATATCGGCAGCTAA